A window from Trichomycterus rosablanca isolate fTriRos1 chromosome 21, fTriRos1.hap1, whole genome shotgun sequence encodes these proteins:
- the pes gene encoding pescadillo, giving the protein MGGLQKKKYESGSATNYISRNKARKKLSLGLADFRRLCILKGIYPHEPKHKKKVNKGSTAQRTFYLLKDIRFLLHEPIIGKFREYKIFVRKLRKAYGKAEYGSVEKLKENKPAYKLDHIVKERYPTFIDALRDIDDSLSMCFLFSTFARTGKCHVQTIQLCRRLSVEWMNYIITSRSLKKVFLSIKGIYYQAEVLGQTITWLVPYQFAHDHPTDVDYRVMATFTELYTTLLGFVNFRLYQTLNLTYPPKLDGKGETDLKVDFEEDYAMDSESYLEKLSALSASLARVTSTAAEEEAEIDHFPAEGEDMEKMEERLKAQKQEDQHKKLFDGLKFFLNREVPRESLGFLLRCFDAQVSWDKSQCIGSTYDITDETITHHVVDRPSLDKQYINRYYIQPQWIFDCVNAKILLPVEDYFLGVTLPPHLSPFVEEKEGDYVPPEKQKLLAFQRGEKPEQEEDEEEEEDEEDEEEDDEEEEEEEDEEESTQEARLKNMEKKRTQGKALSVKVTPGKATAENRQRLEQEEEAEEKRLAIMMMKKKDKYLYNKIMFGKKRKVREVNKMAAKRKALDEASKPDRKKKSKKQ; this is encoded by the exons ATGGGAGGGTTACAGAAGAAGAAG TATGAGAGCGGCTCAGCTACCAACTACATCAGCAGAAACAAAGCCCGCAAGAAGCTGAGTCTGGGTCTGGCTGATTTCAG ACGATTATGCATATTGAAAGGAATTTACCCACATGAGCCCAAACACAAGAAGAAGGTCAACAAGGGCTCCACAGCACAGCGGACCTTCTACCTGCTTAAAGATATCCGCTTCCTCCTGCACGAGCCCATCATCGGCAAGTTCAGAGAGTACAAG ATATTTGTGCGTAAGCTGAGGAAAGCGTACGGGAAAGCTGAATATGGCTCAGTGGAGAAGCTGAAGGAAAACAAGCCTGCTTACAAACTGGACCACATCGTAAAGGAGAG ATATCCCACATTTATTGATGCTCTGAGAGACATAGACGACTCTCTGTCTATGTGCTTTCTGTTCTCTACCTTTGCACGTACCGGGAAATGCCATGTCCAAACCATCCAGCTGTGTCGCAGACTCAGTGTAGAGTGGATGAactacatcatcacctcacgcTCACTCAAGAAG GTGTTTTTATCCATTAAGGGCATTTACTACCAGGCAGAAGTGCTGGGACAGACCATCACTTGGCTGGTACCTTATCAGTTTGCACATGAT CATCCTACAGACGTGGATTACAGAGTTATGGCCACATTCACAGAGCTCTACACCACCCTGCTCGGCTTCGTCAACTTCCGCCTCTACCAGACCCTCAACCTGACCTACCCACCTAAG CTCGATGGGAAAGGAGAGACTGATCTTAAGGTAGACTTTGAAGAGGACTACGCCATGGATTCAGAAAGCTACTTAGAG AAACTGTCAGCACTGAGTGCCAGTCTGGCCCGGGTTACCTCGACAGCAGCAGAGGAGGAAGCAGAGATTGACCACTTCCCTGCCGAAGGG GAGGACATGGAGAAGATGGAGGAGAGACTGAAGGCTCAGAAgcaggaggaccaacacaaaaAGCTGTTTGATGGCCTCAAGTTTTTCCTAAACAGAGAGGTGCCCAGAGAGTCCCTGGGGTTTTTGCTTAG GTGTTTCGATGCTCAGGTATCCTGGGATAAATCTCAGTGTATTGGCAGCACATATGACATCACTGATGAGACCATCACTCACCATGTGGTGGACAGACCCAGCCTGGACAAACAGTACATCAACAG GTACTACATTCAGCCTCAGTGGATCTTTGACTGTGTAAATGCTAAGATTCTGCTGCCAGTGGAGGATTATTTCCTAGGTGTCACACTTCCTCCCCACCTTTCACCCTTCGTAGAGGAGAAGGAGGGTGACTATGTTCCTCCAGAAAAGCAAAAACTCTTGGCTTTCCAGAGAGGAGAGAAACCTG AGCAAGAGGaagacgaggaggaggaggaagatgaggaggatgaagaggaggatgacgaggaggaggaggaggaagaagatgagGAAGAGTCTACACAGGAGGCTAGACTGAAGAATATGGAAAAGAAGAGAACACAGGGCAAG GCTTTATCAGTAAAAGTGACCCCGGGTAAAGCGACCGCAGAGAACCGACAGAGACTGGAGCAGGAGGAGGAGGCCGAGGAGAAAAGGCTGGCCATCATGATGATGAAGAAGAAAGATAAATACCTCTACAATAAGATCATGTTTGGCAAAAAGAGGAAGGTTCGAGAG GTGAACAAAATGGCAGCCAAGAGAAAAGCGCTGGACGAGGCCAGCAAACCCGACAGAAAGAAGAAATCAAAGAAACAGTAA
- the p2rx2 gene encoding P2X purinoceptor 2: protein MGCMEFFKDFILGFWDYETPKIMVVKNKKLGVIYRAVQLLVLTYFVWYVFISQKAYQDTETRPESSVYTEMRGVATMGDIVRDTTEYVRPPEGGDVISSILRRDVTYNQKLGTCAEHFSVPTANCTSNADCVPGEMDFDGNGVRTGQCVPYYNYTFKTCEIRSWCPIEDYAAVREPPMEEAINFTVFIKNAIHFPKFKVLRINIKPRKPKKLLKCHYHPETNPYCPVFRLGYIAEQAREQFSELCRTGGVIGAFINWKCDFDVDPSECVPTYSFRRMDMKKTPASTGYNYMFAKYYYKDGVEHRSLIRAYGIRLDVIVHGHAGKFSLIPTIINAVTAMTSVGICSMLCDWIMLTFIDKNEVYSGKKFDDVTKDPKPPVMAELTLTSYGSTHSDLSDGVPL, encoded by the exons ATGGGATGTATGGAATTCTTTAAAGACTTTATTCTGGGTTTCTGGGACTATGAGACCCCCAAAATTATGGTGGTAAAGAACAAAAAACTGGGTGTCATTTACAGAGCTGTGCAACTTCTGGTCCTTACATATTTTGTCTG GTATGTATTCATCAGTCAGAAAGCTTATCAGGACACTGAGACACGGCCAGAGAGTTCAGTCTACACTGAGATGAGAGGAGTTGCCACGATGGGAGACATTGTACGAGACACAACCGAGTATGTCAGACCGCCTGAG GGTGGTGACGTCATCAGCTCAATACTGAGGAGGGATGTGACATACAATCAGAAGCTGGGCACGTGTGCTGAG catTTCAGTGTCCCCACAGCAAACTGTACATCAAATGCCGACTGTGTTCCAGGTGAAATGGACTTTGATGGCAATG GTGTAAGAACAGGACAATGTGTGCCTTACTACAATTATACCTTCAAAACATGCGAAATCCGAAGCTGGTGCCCGATCGAGGACTATGCTGCTGTGAG GGAACCACCAATGGAAGAAGCCATAAACTTCACTGTCTTTATAAAGAACGCCATCCATTTCCCAAAGTTCAAAGTTCTCAG AATAAACATAAAACCGAGGAAGCCAAAGAAGCTCCTGAAGTGTCACTATCACCCCGAGACGAacccgtactgtcctgtgtttAGACTGGGCTACATCGCCGAACAAGCCAGAGAACAATTCAGCGAACTCTGCCGAACT GGAGGAGTGATCGGGGCGTTCATCAACTGGAAATGTGACTTTGATGTCGACCCGTCTGAGTGTGTTCCTACTTACTCCTTTAGGAGGATGGACATGAAAAAAACCCCAGCAAGCACCGGCTACAACTACAT GTTTGCCAAATACTACTACAAGGACGGAGTGGAACACAGATCACTGATCAGAGCGTACGGGATTCGTCTGGATGTCATCGTACATGGACAC GCGGGAAAATTTAGCCTCATCCCGACCATAATCAACGCGGTTACAGCCATGACGTCAGTGGGAATA tGCTCTATGCTGTGTGACTGGATCATGCTGACGTTTATTGACAAGAACGAGGTCTACAGCGGGAAAAAGTTTGATGAC GTGACTAAAGACCCCAAGCCACCAGTCATGGCAGAGCTCACCCTCACAAGCTATGGCTCCACCCACTCTGACCTCTCAGATGGCGTCCCATTGTGA